A genomic window from Panthera tigris isolate Pti1 chromosome B4, P.tigris_Pti1_mat1.1, whole genome shotgun sequence includes:
- the LOC102958568 gene encoding olfactory receptor 8S1-like, translating to MLTSRAEESYYLLDLKILLPQNSVLPTENSERTLLYMAMKNYSAISEFILLGLSIDPSIQAILFVLFFLIYLLTLMGNFLMLLVIRADSHLHMPMYFFLRQLSFLDLCHSSVTVPKMLENLLSESKTIFVESCLAQAFFVFATGGTEACLLAVMAYDRYVAISSPLLYGQVMSNQLCVGMVWGSWGLAFVDALINILLAVNLDYCEDQTLPHFSCELSSLFPLSCSDTSTNFTLLLCSSVLHFFGTFIMIVFSYVRIVSTILSISSTSGRSKAFSTCSSHLTTVILFYGSGFLSYLLPTSGSHLAMMLSLQYSVVTPMLNPLVYSLQNKEVKAAMGRMFRKYFHSLM from the coding sequence AGAGAACACTTCTGTATATGGCAATGAAAAACTACAGTGCTATCAGTGAGTTCATTCTCCTTGGACTATCTATTGACCCCAGTATTCAGGCCATACTCTTTGTGCTGTTCTTTCTGATTTATCTCTTAACTCTGATGGGAAATTTCTTGATGCTGCTGGTGATTAGGGCTGATTCTCACCTCCACATGCCCATGTACTTCTTTTTGAGACAACTGTCCTTCCTGGACCTCTGCCACTCATCTGTCACAGTCCCCAAGATGCTGGAGAATCTACTTTCTGAAAGTAAAACCATCTTTGTAGAGAGCTGCCTGGCTCAGGCCTTCTTTGTATTTGCCACCGGGGGCACGGAGGCCTGTCTGCTGGctgtgatggcctatgaccgctatgtaGCCATCAGCTCCCCTCTGCTCTATGGCCAGGTGATGAGCAACCAGCTCTGTGTTGGGATGGTGTGGGGTTCCTGGGGCCTGGCCTTTGTTGATGCTCTCATTAATATCCTCTTGGCTGTCAATTTAGACTATTGCGAGGACCAGACTCTTCCCCACTTCAGCTGTGAgctgtcttctctcttccctctgtcttgTTCTGATACCTCGACCAACTTCACACTCCTGCTGTGCTCCTCTGTCTTGCATTTCTTTGGAACCTTCATTATGATTGTTTTTTCCTATGTTCGCATTGTCTCCACCATCCTGAGCATCAGCTCCACCTCAGGCAGAAGCAAGGCCTTCTCTACTTGCTCTTCTCACCTCACTACTGTGATCTTGTTCTATGGCTCAGGTTTCCTCAGCTATCTCTTGCCAACTTCAGGCTCCCATCTGGCGATGATGCTCTCCTTGCAGTACAGCGTGGTCACTCCCATGCTGAACCCCCTTGTCTACAGCCTACAGAACAAAGAGGTGAAGGCAGCTATGGGAAGaatgttcagaaaatattttcattctctcaTGTAG